Genomic DNA from Desulfomicrobium macestii:
TTCTTTTGAATACTTGGCTGATCTTCCCATGTGTGTCTCCTCATGAGCGGAAGATAACCTCTCAAGCCGTGTCCGTCATCCTTAAGGCAGTCCAGGATGCAGCGACGGACACCTCTATCTGACCTGTCTTCGCAATAGAGGACACGTTCATTTCCCATTCACCAATCACCAATCTCCAATCACAAAAATTTCAATCACCATTCAGATGCCGCGGTCTGCAGGACGTGATTGTTCATAGAGGGTTTCAGGCGCGATATCGATGTTGCCGGGCCATATAACTGTTCCGTAGCCTACTTTAGCAAGCATGAAGAACGGTGATTCCTTGAGGCGGTGAAAGGGAGGTTTTGTCAGGAGATGCTTCATATCGAAAATGCGTTTTTCGCCGTTTTCGAAAGTGAGATAGAGGCAATGGTCGGGCCTGGCCTCGACGGCGACTACATCCAGAAGCTGTTTTTCCATAGTTACCATCCA
This window encodes:
- a CDS encoding DUF2442 domain-containing protein yields the protein MEKQLLDVVAVEARPDHCLYLTFENGEKRIFDMKHLLTKPPFHRLKESPFFMLAKVGYGTVIWPGNIDIAPETLYEQSRPADRGI